One Williamwhitmania taraxaci genomic window carries:
- a CDS encoding response regulator transcription factor produces the protein MIKLAIIRALQEETIGDERQDQLSSPTQEQIISFIHLTLPLEQELELLRIICEHQEIENGMVAATSVYPKTAATTELSASYQNKGKVLRGLTLMNRFIQSLPTPANEQHNCFKLTCREVEIMELITRGLLNKEIAAKLNISPQTVKNHLRKIFQKLRVENRTEATALWLAMLPR, from the coding sequence ATGATAAAGCTTGCCATAATACGTGCCCTTCAGGAAGAGACAATCGGAGATGAGCGCCAAGACCAGCTGAGCAGCCCTACCCAGGAGCAAATAATTTCATTTATTCACCTCACACTCCCCCTTGAGCAAGAGCTGGAGCTGCTACGGATTATTTGCGAACATCAGGAAATCGAGAATGGAATGGTTGCGGCCACTTCTGTTTACCCCAAAACAGCCGCCACAACCGAGCTATCTGCCAGCTACCAAAATAAGGGAAAGGTGCTCCGCGGGCTTACGCTTATGAATCGTTTCATCCAAAGCTTACCCACCCCAGCCAATGAGCAGCACAACTGCTTCAAGCTCACCTGTCGCGAAGTCGAGATCATGGAGCTCATTACCCGCGGCCTCTTGAACAAGGAGATTGCCGCCAAGCTAAACATCAGCCCACAAACAGTAAAAAATCACCTCCGGAAAATTTTTCAAAAGCTTCGCGTAGAAAACCGTACCGAAGCCACTGCCCTTTGGCTCGCCATGCTCCCCCGATAG
- a CDS encoding helix-turn-helix transcriptional regulator: MSKKAINRLKVVLVEKNISGKWLAEKLDKNEATVSRWCTNDVQPPLTTLVKIAEVLKVSLTELLNDK, encoded by the coding sequence ATGAGCAAAAAAGCAATAAATAGACTAAAGGTTGTGCTTGTTGAGAAGAATATTAGCGGCAAGTGGCTTGCTGAGAAACTTGACAAGAATGAAGCAACTGTTTCAAGATGGTGCACAAACGATGTTCAACCACCATTGACAACACTTGTAAAAATTGCGGAGGTTCTAAAAGTTAGCTTAACTGAATTATTAAATGACAAATAG